The following proteins are encoded in a genomic region of Triticum dicoccoides isolate Atlit2015 ecotype Zavitan chromosome 1B, WEW_v2.0, whole genome shotgun sequence:
- the LOC119330734 gene encoding uncharacterized protein LOC119330734 — translation MASSAQEGCGFGQVEEPEGEEPTEYPPQGLRNDLGARVFPRKLCKPTYITKLSTKCFNKTVKKFSDIQLGYVRKYKMEALLHMPYKLNITMNLLEWLDQHMFGSIEPCFKHTNKVIKITKDMVKFFFDFPGGTVPFVFSSDDPQVKVEVQS, via the exons ATGGCTTCGTCTG CACAAGAAGGATGTGGGTTTGGCCAAGTCGAAGAACCAGAAGGGGAGGAACCAACCGAATATCCCCCACAAGGTCTCCGGAATGACTTAGGTG CCAGAGTGTTTCCTAGGAAGTTATGCAAGCCTACATATATTACCAAACTGTCTACCAAGTGTTTCAACAAAACTGTCAAGAAGTTTAGTGATATTCAATTAGGTTATGTGAGAAAATACAAAATGGAAGCACTACTTCATATGCCATACAAACTTAATATCACAATGAATCTGCTCGAATGGCTAGATCAGCATATGTTTGGAAGTATAGAACCTTGTTTCAAGCATACGAACAAAGTTATCAAGATTactaaagatatggtcaaattttttTTCGATTTCCCTGGTGGCACCGTGCCTTTTGTATTCAGTAGTGACGATCCCCAAGTGAAGGTAGAGGTTCAGAGTTGA